A single region of the Parasphingorhabdus litoris DSM 22379 genome encodes:
- a CDS encoding RidA family protein, translated as MKTISKLLAAMAIIGVSSAAQAEPKQTLMPENEQGRAFMEQFGFSQAVIHNGTVYLSGVIAGPTPEGMTDEESYARTFTYLGTILKRAGSSWDDVLDITTYHVDIDQSMPPLAAAKNRFVKAPFPAWTAIDVDRLYTPGGLVEIKITARQTPKVKEPAE; from the coding sequence ATGAAAACCATATCGAAATTGCTTGCCGCCATGGCGATCATAGGTGTCAGCTCGGCCGCGCAGGCGGAGCCGAAGCAGACCCTGATGCCCGAAAACGAACAGGGCCGAGCTTTTATGGAGCAGTTCGGTTTTTCTCAGGCCGTCATCCACAATGGTACCGTTTATCTGTCAGGCGTTATTGCTGGCCCGACGCCGGAGGGCATGACCGATGAGGAAAGCTATGCCCGCACTTTCACCTATCTGGGTACGATCCTGAAACGCGCCGGATCGAGCTGGGACGATGTGCTGGATATCACCACCTATCATGTCGATATCGACCAGTCGATGCCGCCGCTCGCCGCCGCCAAGAACCGGTTTGTGAAAGCGCCTTTTCCAGCCTGGACCGCAATTGACGTTGACCGCCTCTACACGCCGGGTGGATTGGTAGAGATCAAGATCACCGCGCGCCAGACGCCAAAGGTGAAAGAACCAGCGGAGTAA
- a CDS encoding alpha/beta fold hydrolase, producing the protein MITPQSAEQWRKDGQFIEWNGHQIFVRTGGDPSAPPLLLLHGFPTSSLDWLPMWADLTARYRVVAFDFLGFGFSDKPKGHHYDLQEQSDLAANLAETLLGEDFHLLVHDYGVSPGQELLARHGEGRLAHKLLSCAFLNGGLLPAQHRARPIQKLLTGPFGWLFVRLMNRERFGKSFSEVFGKDTQPGAAELDAYWAVIRTHGGHRLQHKLLHYIADRRTHGPRWEAQLTHPPCPIALINGTQDPVSGGHLVDAVAALNPEVPAWRLDHLGHYPQTEGAADVLAAYEEFRGGL; encoded by the coding sequence ATGATTACACCACAAAGCGCAGAGCAGTGGCGCAAGGACGGACAATTTATCGAGTGGAACGGCCACCAGATTTTCGTCCGCACGGGCGGCGACCCATCCGCGCCGCCGCTCCTCTTGCTCCACGGCTTTCCGACCTCCAGCCTCGACTGGCTGCCGATGTGGGCGGACCTGACGGCGCGTTATCGGGTGGTGGCGTTTGATTTTCTCGGCTTTGGTTTTTCCGACAAGCCGAAGGGGCATCATTATGATCTGCAGGAACAAAGCGATCTCGCGGCGAATCTGGCCGAGACTTTATTGGGTGAGGATTTTCATCTCCTCGTCCATGATTATGGCGTCAGCCCGGGGCAGGAACTGCTCGCGCGCCATGGCGAGGGCAGGCTGGCGCACAAATTACTGAGCTGCGCCTTTCTCAACGGCGGCCTGCTCCCCGCGCAGCATCGCGCGCGGCCCATTCAAAAACTGCTCACCGGACCCTTTGGCTGGCTGTTCGTGCGCCTGATGAACCGGGAGCGTTTCGGCAAAAGCTTTAGCGAGGTTTTCGGCAAGGATACGCAGCCCGGCGCAGCGGAACTCGACGCCTATTGGGCCGTGATCCGCACCCATGGCGGCCACCGGCTGCAACATAAGCTGCTCCACTATATCGCCGACCGCCGCACCCACGGCCCCCGTTGGGAAGCCCAGCTCACCCACCCGCCATGCCCGATCGCGCTGATTAACGGCACCCAGGACCCGGTATCCGGCGGCCATCTGGTCGACGCCGTCGCAGCGCTGAACCCGGAGGTGCCCGCATGGCGGCTGGACCATCTGGGCCATTATCCGCAGAC